The Silene latifolia isolate original U9 population chromosome Y, ASM4854445v1, whole genome shotgun sequence sequence GAAGCTCAACGGTGGAAGGTGTCTCTTCTCTAAGAGGCAAGTGGTAAGTGGGGTGTGTAAAGGGGGCATTCCCACTACGGGGTTTGGTATGGATTAAGGCCTTTGGTTCTTTTTTCTCATCCGGTAGTCTAATAGAATCATAACTACCAATTTTCCAAACCATGTGTGGATGAGAATTTCTACACCAATTACAAGATAGAAAGTATTCAAAGTGAAGTCCATCCCCCTTTTCCTTACCATCCAAATGTCTCAAGTCGGTGGTCTCTTGGTTAAAACGGCATAAATGATGTGCAATTCTAGTAACCAATCCACCCATGACAATAGACCTATTTTTAGCATTATATTGCTTGGTCAAGTGGTTTGCAAATTTGTAGGGGATATTGATCCCCCACTTTTCATCACCATTCACATTGAGAAAGGCAACCAAAATTTCAACCTCAATACTCCTCACCGAGTGAGGCTCATTTCTCCCAAAGATAGTCCACCtcataaacctttgccaaatgCGTATTTCGGTGTAGTGTATAAATTGGTGAGGGACATGATCCCAACCATTAAATGGGTAGTGAGAAATGGATTCCTAAGTCAATTTGGGGTTGTAATATTCGGGTGAGTCCACATGCAAGCCTTCATGTTTCAATTCAAATATCGGGGCAAAATCCGCTAAATCTAATCGATAATCATTGTTAAACAACCGGAAAGTTACAAAATGAATAAAACCTTgcctttttgatttttgaaactCAAGAACTCAAGTGTGAGTTCGGGAAAGGTTTTATAATTCATATTGTAGCAAGCTTTCATATCAAGGTTCTTAAAAAAAGTCTTGACATTTTTCTCAATTCCAATGTTCTTTAAATAAGGTTGATTGAGAAACTTAGTGGCTTTCATACCTTTGTTGCGTAAGATAACCCAATTATCCCTCTATTTCTTACTATTGAAGATGACTCGGGGAAAGGTAGGATCATGCCACTCCGGTGTATCTTGCATTTGTACATCCTCCGTAGCTCGGGATGACTCCGCATCATCTCTCCTTCTCTTTGTAGTACCTTGGGTAGGAGCTTTTCTAGgtgccatttttctgaaattataagataaaaattcatcttaaggcaaactAAAATCCATCCAAACAAGTATAATAGAacaaattagtgaactaattcatcCTATAAACATTAATAGAGCATAATATAATCATTTTTATGCACAAACAAGCACAAAATCAATTCCcctaatttgagttagggtttgatAAACTTGATTAAAATTTATGGAATCAAAGAGAAATGAGAGAAATACTTACTTGATCATGGAAAAGGTTGAATGAATCATGAAAAATGATGAAGGAATTGAGATTTCCTTGTGATTTTagtgaagaaaatgaagaaataTGATAGAGGAAGGGAGAAGAGTACCGTCAGGTACGAGAATGAATGATAGAATGATTTTCGTTTTACCCATATGGCAAATAAAAGACACAAACCGAGATcctcacgaccccgatcggggcctgGGAACCCCGATCGAGGTTGACCAACTCTAGCCCGCTTTTTTACTTTTCTCCGTATTTGATTTATCCCGTCCCGTTTTTTAAAGTTAcatccccgaacggggtttcgTGCATGGGAAAGCGTGAATTTACTCATCGACTCATATTTTCATCATTTTTCACCTACAAATCACAAAAATAAACACCGTCATGTCTAGCAATTTATTTCTAATTctacaaaaaaaattaaattgaggaaaaataaaaacaaaagcaaacaaaaGCTTGacttgcctcccaagaagcgctggtttaacgtcccgcacgatgTAAGAAGCTTGAGTCAGTTTAAGCTTCTATAAATATAGGATGAAAGGTCACTTCCTCTATGACTCCAATGATCGCATTCTCATGGTAGACCTTCAAACGATGGCCATTAGCTTTAAATTTTTCGCCATTGGTGGTCATCACTTCAATGGAACCAAACTTGATGACATTAGTGACGGTAAACGGACCGGACCATCGTGATCGTAATTTTTTCGGAAATAGATTTTAGCGGGAATTGAAAAGTAACACCTTATCACCGATTTGAAATTATTTTTTCAAAAtcttcttgtcatgccatctctttgttttctctttgtaaagacgggagctctcataagcttgtAAGCGGAATTCATCAAGCTTATTTAGTTGCAACAACCGCTTTTCTCCACTCAACTTTGCATCCATGTTAAGCTCCTTGACCGCCCATTAAGCTTTTTGCTCCAACTCAACGGGGAGATGGCACGCCTTAccatagaccaacctatatggtgaggtaccaataggtgtctAATACGTGGTACGGTAGGCCCAcaaagtatcatcgagcttcatactccaatcctttcgtgatttggcaacaactttctcaagtatggacTTGAGCTTACAGTTAGAAACCTCTacttggccactagtttgtggatgGTAAGCCAAGCCTTTTCTATGATAGACCCCATACTTCTCCAATAAGGCATCAAGTTGTTTATCACCAAAgtgagtaccacgatcactaatgacCGCTCTTGGAACACCAACCCTTGGAAATATGATCTTCTTGAATAAGTTGATCATGGCACGGGCATCGTTTGTTGGAGTAGCAactgcctctacccatttagagacataatcaacggTAAGCAAAATATACTGATTCTCTTTTGATGAAGGAAACGGTCCCTGATAATCAATTCCCCAAACAACGTGTACTTCCACTTCTAATATACCATTCAAAGGCATCTCGTGCCTCCTTGATATAGAACCTATCATTTGGCAAGCATCGAAAGCCATCACGAAATCTttagcatcttggaacatagttggccaatagaagctggattgcaacacctttgcaacggtcttggatggtccatgatgaccaccataaggagaagaatggcatCCTTCTAGCACCCCTTTCACATCCCAATGCGGGATACATCTTTGGAATAGCCcatcggagcaatgtttgaacTAATATGGATCTTCCCATAGGAAGAACTTGAAATCTtgtaagaacttcttcctttgttcatATGAAAGATTAGGTGGCAACTCTCTTCCAACTAGATAGTTggctatgtcggcataccaaggAGTATCGGCTTCCAACATAATTAGAGCATCATCGTAGAAGGAATCATCGATAGGTATATCAATACCTCCATCATTGAAACTCAAACAGGATAGgtgatcggcaacaacattttcggcccccttcttgtctttaatctcaagatcaaattATTGCAAGAGCAAGATCCATCTTTTCAATCTTGGCTAAGCTTCTTTTTTGGCTAGGAGGTGCTTTATTAcggcatgatcggtatgaacaatgactttggaGCAAATCAAGTAAGAGtggaatttgtctaaggcatagacaatggcaagtagctctttctccgtgGTGGCATAGTTAATTTGAGCCGCATCAAAGGTTTTTctagcatagtagatagcatggagaaccttATCCTTTCATTGTCCTAGCACGGCACCTAATGCATAGTCACTTTCATCACACATGAGCTTgaatggcaagttccaatccggtgattggatgataaGTGCGGAAATTAAAGCCTTCTTGATCCTAAGAAAATACTCAAGACAATCATTAGTAAATATAAATggagcatcttttaaaagaagctccgtaaggggtttcgcaatcttagaaaagtctttaaTAAAATGACGGTAGAATCCTGCAcggcctaagaaactccttacactctTCACATTTACCTGTGGGGGTAATTGTTCAATAACAtggaccttagcacggtccacttcGATTCCTTTTTCCGAGACAATATGTCCAAGTACCACTCCTTCattcaccatgaagtggcacttttcccaatttaataCCAAGTCAACCTCTTCACGACCCTTCAAAACTTTAGACAAGTTAGCCAAACATGCATGAAATGAagaaccatagacactaaaatcatccataaacacctccatgatagactcgatAAAGTCGAaaaagatgcttatcatgcaacgttggaaagtggcgggggcattacaaaggCCAAAAGGCATTCTATGGTAAGCAAAggtaccatagggacatgtaaatgtggtcttctcttggtcatccgggtgaataGGTATTTGAAAGAACCTGGAATAACCATCTAGATAGCAAAAATACTTGTGACATGCCAACCGCTCcaacatttgatcaataaaaggtaataggtagtggtctttcttggtggccaaATTTAGCCTCCTGTAGTCAATACAGATTCTCCAACCCGTCACAATTCTAGTTGGAATGAgttcatttttataatttttgactacggtggttcctcctttcttaggaaccacttggaccggactTACCCATTTAGAATTGGAAATTGCGTAAATAATTCCCGCATCCAACAATTTAATCACTTCCTTTtgaccacttcttgcatgttaggatttagtagtctttgaccttggacacatggtttatggTCTTCATcaagatggattctatgcattcAAAATTCCGGGCTTATGCCCTTTCAATCATCAAATTTGTATCCAATGGCTTTCTTATGAGACTTTAAAACATGAAGCAATGAAGATAATTGGCTCTCACTTAAATTAGCACTAACAATTACCGGACACATCTCCTCATTATCTAGAAAAGAATACTTCAAATTAGAGGGGATGGGTTTAAGTTCGAGTTTTTGTACCTCACGGTCTTGAGGTGTAGAAACCAAACCTACAAAGTGTGAGCTTTCCTCCAATTATAGCTCTTCTCCATCCAATTCACACTCTAAAGCAACCATCTCCTCATttccaatctcatcatcacctgtAAATCATTTCAATAGCAAAACTGCCTCCAAAGGATCTTTAGCGAAAGATCGAGTTATAGAGTCTTATATGACAATGTCAATAACATCCAAAcatcaatagaataacaagactcttctatAATTGGACTCTTCATGGCACTATTTAAATTGtatgtgaccttatcgtcacccacttccaatgttattttaccattcttgacatcaattaccACACCCTCGGTATGTAAAAAGGGTCTTCCCAAAATGCttgggatttgggcatcttcggccatgtcaagaacaataaaatcaaccgaaatgaaaaacttaccaacttttatgggaacatcctccaaaactcccaaaggACGTTTTATAGAACGATCCGACATTTTCAATGAGACACTATTACATTTTAAGACTCCTATATTAAGCTTAGCACAAATAGAGTAAGGaattacactcacactagcacctaaatcgcaTAAACCTTTATCAATTTGAAAGGTGCCAATtgtacatgggactgaaaaactaccgggatcttttaacttaggtggggacttgttttgcaaaagagcactAAACTCGGCGGTGAAGGCTATTGTTTCAACTTCgtcaaaagtcctcttcttagttaaaatgtctttcatgaacttagtgtaagacggaatttaagtaattaattcggtaaaaggaacggttacctggagattcttcacaacttccatgaaCTTACCTCATTGAGTATTCTTTTGATGCTTTGCCAATCTATGAGGGAAATGACTTTTTCCGGCACTTTTGTTTCAACATCcttctttggaggagcatcctccacatctttgaCTTCTTCAACCACAATTGGGTCATCCACTTTCTTGGGAATATCCTCACTTTTTGTACCATTAGGAGAAATCTCCAACTCAACAAGTACCTTCTCATTTTCCTTTGGCATGGGTGGCTCATCATATttcgtaccacttctcaaggtGATTGCATTGAGAAtagcatgtggttgctcaccttgaggtTGTAATTGACCCGTTTTTCTTTACGAGCTACAAGCGGCTAGTAGAACCATTTGTTGCTCTAGCATTTTGATTGCGGCATTATGAGTTTGATCACTTTTTTGTAATTGAACCAACACTTCCATTTGGATCTTAGCCATTTGCATTACCAAGGCCTCAAGTTTACACCCCCCCTGGTTGTTTTGTTAGACATTTTGGGGTGGTGGACATTGGTTTGACTGGGGGTTTTGTTGTGGTGGCCTTTGTTGGTGGTTTTGATTTTGATAGCCCGGTGGATAATTGAACCTTTGTTGTGGAACATAgatattttgttgttgttgaggttgaGGCACAAAAATTTGTTGGGtttgagggttaagcacattatTGCTTTTGTAAGACAAGTTCGGGTGAAATTTTGTGTTCGGGTTGTATGTATTTGAAAATGTACCCGGCGGATAAGAACTTTGTCTAAAAGCTTGATAAGAAAATACCTCCTCCATAGTAGCTTGGCATAGAGCGGTGcaatgacccgcacctccgcaaccttcGCAAACAACAATTTGTCTAGTAGAGGACacgacattgagttgttgaactgcATTTTGAGCCTCAAAATTTTCTTGGAGCAATAAGATTTGAGCTTTCAAAATGATAGTGTCGGAAGCTTCCTCTTTACCTTTGATGGGTAAACCCAaagaattgacatattgggcatcttGAATCGCCATGGATTCAATAGTGGCACGAGCAATATCCGTGTctatttgatcaaaccgcccattgttggcgaaATCAAGATttcttcgggactcggcacaacattcATTGTAAAATGTTATAGCTAGGAACCAAGCATccaacccatgatgtgggcattacCTTTGAAACTCCTTGTACCTTTtccaagcttcatataagctctcaagagcttgttgacggaatccggtgatttggctcctcaaagtttgagttttctccgttggaaaaaacttttgatagaaagcaagaACCAATGTCTCCCAATTTGTGATTATCATGGCGGTGcgatcaaggctattgatccataaTTTTTCCTTGTCCTTCAAacagaaagggaaaagtatttccctaatttgggcttgagtgacacCCGTTTGCCGAATCATGGGGCAATAGTCAtaaaagttttgcacatgcaaattgggatcctccaaaggacttcccttaaattgcttcttctccacaaggctaatgaaagccggtttgatctcgaattccGGGGTGGTAATTTGAGTAGTATTAATGCCGTCCGGAAGCATAGCCAAGGTGGGCTTGgaatgatcggaaagtttcaccatattTTTAGTTGGACATGGTTGTGGTGGTCGTGTAGATGACGAActagaaacctcctcctcttcaaaatCATTAAGATCGTCTAGGTAAGACTTTCTTGCACTTTCAACTTTCACGGGAGAAGCGGCATCTTAAACTTctttccaaaaacgtcgtcttctatGAAAGGTTTTCTCGGTCTCGGAATCAGTTGAGAGAAAATCCTCAATACGAGAAGACCTGGGCATAAGAAAACAATCTCTAGAAAAttgtaagtaacggtctcaaggaacaagtgttcttCAAGACAAAAGAAACTAGATGGCAATCAACAAATCTAAACACAATAAAACCGcgctccccgacaacggcgccctAATTTGATAGGCTATGTCGCACACCTAAAAAagccctagacacaaattaatgtagtatgAGGGGTAGAACACAAGGAGACAGGAGTTGCGCTATGAAATGCTATGAATAGAAATCTATCAAGGTCGGTTAAcgattggtttggtttgttggttggtttgttAACTAGCAAATAAAACGATGTAAAATATATGATTAAAGGAGtgtaggggagtcgggtcacacatgcaaatgtatatatatatatgttcatgttaaactcggaataaataacattgtcaattattTAGGctaaagacacccacctctcgatattagtgtcaaccatagaccgagtCCTAAAGAACTGTCGTTATGACTAGGtcatcctactacacatgcttagtgtaattcgattccgtgcctcttgacttatagaatgaattaacaaacttaatcgttGAATATGGCaactaaacaaagattaatcgtgacgatacaaacatgtgatagaaataaatagaaaatattacatcaacctaatttaacattttatatatattaatcatgcatggctcccctaatccctagacaaaagtggactactcactcatattgGTAAAGAAACTAACAATGTATGAtgaagaaaacataatgaatatgAAATAAGAATATTAATATGAAACTAATAGCTAAATAATAACACTAATGATGAAATGATTAATAATAACttgtaatagaaaataacaaAAGTAATAACGAAATGTAGAATTGGAATTACCGAAATGTAGAACTTGTATTAAGAGCTTGCAAAGGAAGAACAAataagaaccaaatgcttgaataaatAAGTACCAAATGTTCAATaataaccaaatgcttaacaataataaaactaatatgaaaactatggGAGAATTTGTGGGCCTAAGCTAAGGAAGAGTAAAATTGTGTAAGAAAAGATATGTAAAAAGTGTCGACCAAAGTCTCTATTTATAGGGGAACAAGGAAGTAACATTCGGGCATAGAGGGGGCTAAACCCGATTGGGGACACCAAACCCCGATTAGGGTCGTAGTGATCCAGCTCGGTCTTCTTAATTCCTCTAGTAATGCATATAGTATCCAATGTTAATGTTTAATGCCTTGATTAATCGTCCGATAATGATCTTAAAGCATGGCATTCAATGTATTCTAGCATCCTATGCTTCCATCTAGTTGGACTTAGATTCTTGGGCTTGACTTGCATTTGTATTCATTTTGCATTATCAATCCATATCTCATACACTCTTGTTTGGTCTTGGAAACACACTCTTCCATGGTCATGATTGGTCTTTGTTAGCCTCGTGATCTCGATTGCTTGCTATTTGACGcgaaaagctactaaaagcttaatttcctacaaaacacggTGAAAAAAGCAAAtgcaactagaacacggaattagctcacataaACACTAATATTAGTGCAATAATCATATAAACttgagctaaaatagggggtaaaagcatatataaaatggacacattTGTTGGACATGATACAATGCGTTCAAACAATGCTCATCGAGCATCACAAAAGAGTCATATCGGGCTTGAACACAAACCGCTTCAGGAACTTAACTTTGCAGCAAGATTCTTAAAGACGATACTTCCAAATCAACTGGTTGAACTTGTGGTGCTTTATCTTATACTTCTGAAGTATAGTTTCAGTTTCAGCTTGAAAATGAGTCCCGTGATCACTGATAAACTCATGTGGTACTCCATATAGAGAAATGATTTCATTCTGCCACTTCCTTCGCATTGATTTCTCTATAAGACTTAGATTCTACCCATTTCATGAAGTAGTCGTTTCtaacaaggataaaacaatgtCCTCCCATTCCGATGGGTTTACCTTTCCAATAATATCAATCCCCCAGGTTGAAaatggccagggtgacgtcatgctATACAAAATAGTCGGTGGTACATGTTGATCATTTTTAAAaatctggcaattatggcaatgcctGACATATCTGCGACAATCCGTCTCCATTCATGTGTGGCCAATACTCTCCGCATGGAATTCTTCCATAACTTTTTCGGCGGTCAATATATCAACATGTCGCAACAAATCACCTTTGGTTGTTCTTGTATATAAATGGCcatcatcaatcttaacaaattGGGATGTCAGCATTCTTAAAGCACGCTCCCCTCGTACATCAAGGTCCATAGGGTATTCTCCCATTTCTTTATACCTTAGAATAGCCATATACCAAGGCTCAGCTTCACTTTCTTCGGCATCATCAATTTCATTCACATAAGAGGGTGACGATCTCCTTTCGACAAAAATTGGCATACGGTCCTTTTGCTCGGGAATATTGATTAACGCgtctagctttgatagtgcatctggAAATTGATTTTCATCTCTCGAAAGATGAACACATTTGACATCACCGAAGTATCGTTCTAATTCTTCGATCCTTGCTTGGTATGGGGctaaactatcacttttgatttTCCACCACCCAACTACTTGATTGATTACGAGGAAGGAGTCCCCATGTACCAAAAGCTTTTTCACGTCCAAATCGAGCGCGATACGCAAGCCCAACAAACATGCCTCACATTCCGCGGCATTATTCGTCACGTTAAAGTCCGATTTAATTGAAAACGAAACGTGTTCACCCTTCGGGGAGATTAGGATAATTTCGTCCCCGTATGGCATATAATTAGACGCttcatcaaagtataggtccaaCACATCATCTTCTATATAAATCACGTCTTcttcgggaaatgaccaagtatccgCTATCTCAACTTCTTCAATTGTGTTGTCAGTAATGAAATCCGCTACTACTCTTCCCTTAATTGCTTTTAAgggtacgtatttgaggtcaaactcAGATAGCAAAAGAGTCCATCCCGACATTCTACCATTGAGCACCGGTTTTTCAAACAGGTACTTGATTGGATCCATTATCGAATAGACACTCACACTGTAACTGAGCATATATGTCTTAACTTCTTTGTTGCCCAGACTAGGGCCAAACACGTCTTTTATAGAGGTGTGTACTTCACTTTATATTCtaataactttttactaatgtagtaaatagCCCTTTCTTCTTTGTCGACAGTTTGGGCTAGCATAGCCCCCATTGCGGTATCCGTTACAGTTAGATAAAACGATAAAGGTAGCCCAGATACAGGTGGGCTCAAATCTAGTGGTGTGGATAGAACTTCCTTGACTTTGTAAAATGCGGCTTGACATTGATCATCCC is a genomic window containing:
- the LOC141630467 gene encoding uncharacterized protein LOC141630467: MDPIKYLFEKPVLNGRMSGWTLLLSEFDLKYVPLKAIKGRVVADFITDNTIEEVEIADTWSFPEEDVIYIEDDVLDLYFDEASNYMPYGDEIILISPKGEHVSFSIKSDFNVTNNAAECEACLLGLRIALDLDVKKLLVHGDSFLVINQVVGWWKIKSDSLAPYQARIEELERYFGDVKCVHLSRDENQFPDALSKLDALINIPEQKDRMPIFVERRSSPSYVNEIDDAEESEAEPWYMAILRYKEMGEYPMDLDVRGERALRMLTSQFVKIDDGHLYTRTTKGDLLRHVDILTAEKVMEEFHAESIGHT